A window of the Thiomicrospira microaerophila genome harbors these coding sequences:
- a CDS encoding sulfurtransferase TusA family protein: protein MNTHQLDARGLKCPMPVIKLQNLTRQVASGDKIEVYCTDPAAEKDIQSWCRINKHQFIDAHYDSQAWLIQIQVR from the coding sequence ATGAATACGCACCAACTCGATGCCAGAGGTTTAAAATGCCCGATGCCGGTGATTAAACTGCAAAACCTAACCCGTCAAGTCGCCAGTGGCGACAAGATTGAAGTGTACTGTACTGATCCGGCTGCAGAAAAAGATATTCAAAGCTGGTGTCGCATCAATAAGCATCAATTTATTGACGCGCACTACGACAGCCAGGCCTGGTTAATTCAAATACAGGTTAGATGA